From the genome of Leptolyngbyaceae cyanobacterium:
CAAATGGTTTGCTGAAGACGCTGGAGGAACCGGGACAAGCCACGATCGTTTTAATCGCACCTTCAGCTGAGTCTTTGTTACCCACTCTGGTATCGCGATGCCAGAAAATACCGTTTTATCGTTTAGATTCCGCAGCAATGGAAACAGTGCTGCGGCGACACGGATATGAAGAGATTTTGCAGCATCCAGAGATATTGAGGTTAGCGGCGGGAAGTCCGGGAGATGCGATCCAATCTTGGCAACAATTACAAGCCATTCCCCCTGAATTGTTGGCAGCAGTTAAGCAAATTCCTAACTCCCTAAGAAAATCTTTAGAACTAGCTAGGGAAATTGATAAAGCTTTGGATACGGAAGCACAATTGTGGTTGATTGATTATTTACAACAATGTTATTGGCAAGATTTTTTAGTCGGCAAAATTCAGCATTTACCCTTAGAAAAATTGGAAAAAGCCCGAAAGTGGTTGTTGAATTACGGACAGCCGCGATTAGTTTGGGAAGTGACTTTGATGCGAATGTGTCAGAACGTTAGTTAGTCAAAGAATCACCAACTAAAAAATAGTTCTACCTAATAAATTAAGAATTAATAAGTTTTTATTTGTTTCATAACATAATATTGCATTTACTCAACTAAAGGTGGTTAGTTAGTCAAATATTGATTACTTTATACAATGTAAATTAATCATCTAATTTCAGGTTGCCTGCTATGCAACAAATAAATTGGAATAGTGTTTTAGAAAATATTCCAAGTAATGCTAATCAAAGTGATGTAAATAATAAATTTGTAAAATTCGCGATCGATGCTCTTGGATTTAACGATGATGAATGGGTGCAAGAGTTTGCGACAGGAAATGGAGATGTTGTAGATTTTGCAATCCGTAAAAACGATGGAGATGATAAATTTTCATTATCTAAAACAAATCCGTACTTAATTGTTGAAGTCAAAGGCAGAGCATCTGGAAATGGGTTTGTTAATTTATCAGAAAACAGCCCTACATATATTAAAACTAAAGACCAGCTTAAAAGATACTTACTTGCGCCCAATTGCCAAACTGCTAAATGGGGTATCATGACTAATTCTACCCATATTCAGATATTTAGGAAACATGGTAAAGTCGTGATTCCCGCCAGCCAAAATTTTTTAATTAAAAAAGAAAAAATTGATGAGATAGTGAATCATATTAAACAATTAATTAACAATCCACCAAAAGCTTTAACTGTTTGTATATACAATGATAAAGGCGGCGTTGGCAAAACAACGACAGCAATTAATTTAGCAGCCACTTTAGCTACCCAAAAAAAGAAAGTTTTATTAATTGATTTCGATCCCCAGCAAGGTGATTTAACTGAATGCTTGGGATTAAAAGAGGGAAAGGTAAAATTATCTGATTGCCTTACTACTAGAGAATTGAACATTAAAAATACAATTCAACCTTTCATGTTACAAGTTAAACCTGGAAAAGAAGTAAAAGTTTTTGATGTGATTCCTTCTGATTCTGGGTTGGCCAAATTTATGGCTTATGAATATGAAGCGCAAGTTCAAAAGGGAACGGGTAGATTAAGAGACTTAATTCTCAAGCTAACTAATGAATACGATTATATTTTGCTTGATTCTCCAACTAATTGGACATTCTTTAGTAAAAGTTGCGTTAGCGCTTCGGATGTGATTCTTATACCCACCAAGCATAACAATTTTCCATCTTTAAAGAATGCTGCGAAAGTTATTCAAGAATTTATTCCAGAAGTCAGAAAAATTAGAAATGATGGAAGACCAATAGCATTACCAATCTTTTTTAATGAACATAAACCGACAGAATCTACAATTAAAAGAGCAATGGCTGCTATTAAGTCAATTGTAACCATTAAAGCTGGAGAGCAATCTAAATGGAATCCAGATTTGTTACCATATTATTGGCCTAAATCTGCTAAAGGAGCAATTGATACAACTATCTTCAGCATCCCTGAGTACGAAGTTGTTTCAAGTGCTGCATTTGGTGGCGTTCCAGCAGTTTTAAAACACAAAATTGCTGCTAAATATTATTTAGAACTAGCTCGGGAATATTTTTTGTTATGAGTGGATTTAATAATGTTGGTAAATTGATGCACTTGCCGTTAGCCGATATCGATTACGAGAAATCAATCTCTGAAACAAATTTTATTGTTTCAGCCGCAGCCGAGATTTTATCGGAAACAGGAGGACGGAATTGGATACCTCTTATTGTTAAAGAGATAAGCGATTACCAATACCAAGTAGTTTGTAATCATTTTGTTTATGCAGTTGCTCAAAAAGCTGCTTTAGAAAGAGTATGGTGTATTGTAATCGAAGCAAATGAAAAAAATATTGAACAAGCAAAAATTTTAGCAAGAGAAATTGTTCCAAAAGTCAACCTTTCTACTGCGTCAAGAGCAGCGATTTTGGCTGCATTGCAATATTTAATTACTGAACCTGGTAGTCCTTTGAAGGGAATCGATGCAGAAGTTTTTGCAAATAAAATTGCAAATTCAGATCGGGAAAAGTGGCTTGACTTTAATCCTATTACAACATTAAAATGTGGGATTACTAAGGGTAAAAAGTTAGATGCTCTTAGTCAAGTTTTTTTTCTGCAACCACCAAAACCCTCTGTTCCAATTCCAACAGCACCAGAAACTATTAATATTA
Proteins encoded in this window:
- a CDS encoding DNA polymerase III subunit delta', giving the protein MNVFEDLVGQNQAVELLTQAIAQNRIAPAYLFAGPDGVGRSLAAQYFTELLFHSNQLISDRNNEFPSLSSAKGVGNRVRQRNHPDLLWVEPTYLHNGIRLSAAEAAEKGLKRKAPPQIRLEQVREIAQFLSRPPLEAPRSIIAIEQAETMAEAAANGLLKTLEEPGQATIVLIAPSAESLLPTLVSRCQKIPFYRLDSAAMETVLRRHGYEEILQHPEILRLAAGSPGDAIQSWQQLQAIPPELLAAVKQIPNSLRKSLELAREIDKALDTEAQLWLIDYLQQCYWQDFLVGKIQHLPLEKLEKARKWLLNYGQPRLVWEVTLMRMCQNVS
- a CDS encoding AAA family ATPase, whose translation is MQQINWNSVLENIPSNANQSDVNNKFVKFAIDALGFNDDEWVQEFATGNGDVVDFAIRKNDGDDKFSLSKTNPYLIVEVKGRASGNGFVNLSENSPTYIKTKDQLKRYLLAPNCQTAKWGIMTNSTHIQIFRKHGKVVIPASQNFLIKKEKIDEIVNHIKQLINNPPKALTVCIYNDKGGVGKTTTAINLAATLATQKKKVLLIDFDPQQGDLTECLGLKEGKVKLSDCLTTRELNIKNTIQPFMLQVKPGKEVKVFDVIPSDSGLAKFMAYEYEAQVQKGTGRLRDLILKLTNEYDYILLDSPTNWTFFSKSCVSASDVILIPTKHNNFPSLKNAAKVIQEFIPEVRKIRNDGRPIALPIFFNEHKPTESTIKRAMAAIKSIVTIKAGEQSKWNPDLLPYYWPKSAKGAIDTTIFSIPEYEVVSSAAFGGVPAVLKHKIAAKYYLELAREYFLL